GAAGCTTACCGCCACTCCGGGCAACGGTCTTCCGCTCGGTGGAATCAAGGTGATTGCCGAGAGCGGATGGTTTGCCGCGCGGCCGTCCGGCACGGAGGATGTCTACAAGAGTTATGCCGAGAGTTTCTGCAGTGAAGGCCACCTGCGGCAGATCCAGGAAGAGGGCCAGAACACCATATCTTGCGTGTTCCAGAACGTAAAAGCGCATTCCTCCAAATGAGATTTTAGATTTTTGAAACTGCCGTCTCATGAGACTACCGACCACACGAGTGCAAGCCTCAGGTTATACCAAGTCCCTGAGGGCATGACTCGAAAGGGCTTCCCCGGCGCGGCGTTGGTCTGATTCAAAGTGGCGAACGAAGGAGTTTCGCCATGCCGATCCCACTGCGGGTTGATTTCGAAGCCGCCGATCTGCGCGCCGCGGCCCGTGCGACCAAGAATGCGGGGCAGGCCCGTAGGCTGCTTGCTCTGGCGGCGATCTATGACGGGTCTTCGCGGACCGAGGCTGCCAAGATTGGCGGCGTGACGTTGCAGATCGTTCGGGACTGGGTGGTAAAGTTCAATGCCCACGGCCCGGATGGCTTGATCGACCGCAAGCCGCCTGGTCAGCCATCGCGCTTGAGCGACGCGCATCGCACGGCGATCAAGGCCATCATCGAGAGCGGTCCGATCCCTGCGACCCATGGCGTCGTGCGCTGGCGGCTGGTCGATCTGTGCCAGTGGGTGTGGGAGGAGTTCCGCATCGCCATCGCCAAGCAGACCTTGAGCCGCGAGCTGCGCGCCATGGGCTACCGCAAGCTCTCCGCCCGCCCACGCCATCACGCCCAGGCCGAAGGCGCCATCGAGAGTTTTAAAAAAACTTCCCCGAGGTCCTGGCGAAGGTCGCGGCCGACAACAAGATCGAGCCTGCACGCATAGAAATCTGGTTCGCCGACGAAGCCAGGATCGGTCAGAAGAACAAAATCACGCGGCGCTGGGCCAGGCGCGGTTCGAGACCCTCGGCCCCGCACGATCAACGCACCGCGTCGACCTATATCTTCGGCGCGATCTGTCCGAAGCGAGGCAAGGGGGCGGCCCTCGTGCTGCCTCGCTGCAACATCGAAGCGATGAACCTGCACCTGGCCGAGATCGCGCTGGCGGTGGCACCGGGTGCTCATGCACTCCTCCTCGTCGATCAGGCGGGTTGGCACATGTCCGCTAAGCTCGTCATACCGCCCAACATCACGCTCGTGCCATTGCCGCCGAAGTGCCCGGAACTCAATCCCGTGGAAAACCTCTGGCAGTTCCTGCGCGACAACTGGCTGTCAAACCGCGTGTTCACGTCCTACGCCAACATCGTCGACCACTGCTGCGATACCTGGAACAAGCTGGTGGCTCAGCCATGGCGCATCATGTCCGTCGGCCTGCGTGAATGGATGAACGGGTTCTGATCATCGGGATTTGGTATAAGTAGATTCCGAATCTCCCGCCCCGGTCCCGTCAGGCAGAGGGTGTAACCATGTCCTCGGCGGCAAAGCGTCCAGAAGCTACCGTCTATGGCAGTCTCTCCCGCAAACACCCTCTGCCGCCGGAAATCGATCGCCATGATACGCGCTCGATCCCACCAACGAAAGGAATGGCCATGCCGCGTTTGAGTACCCTCATCGCCGCAGCCGCTCTTCTCGCCACAGCCCTCGTCGGCGCCGCGTTCGCACAGACCACCCCGCCCCCGCCGATCCAATCAGCCCCCCAGATCACCGCGCAGCTGAAGGCCGCCGCCACCATCATGGCGAAGGTGGCGCCGCTCACTCTCGGCACCGGCTACCGCACCTGGAACTCCCCGACGTCAACGGTATCGAGCTCGTCGAGCGCTTCGCCGCCGACGGCGGTTGCGGCGTTATCGTCGTGACCGCCAACGATGAAGCCGCCGCCCGCGGCGCCGGC
The window above is part of the Candidatus Binatia bacterium genome. Proteins encoded here:
- a CDS encoding IS630 family transposase (programmed frameshift), which encodes MPIPLRVDFEAADLRAAARATKNAGQARRLLALAAIYDGSSRTEAAKIGGVTLQIVRDWVVKFNAHGPDGLIDRKPPGQPSRLSDAHRTAIKAIIESGPIPATHGVVRWRLVDLCQWVWEEFRIAIAKQTLSRELRAMGYRKLSARPRHHAQAEGAIESFKKNFPEVLAKVAADNKIEPARIEIWFADEARIGQKNKITRRWARRGSRPSAPHDQRTASTYIFGAICPKRGKGAALVLPRCNIEAMNLHLAEIALAVAPGAHALLLVDQAGWHMSAKLVIPPNITLVPLPPKCPELNPVENLWQFLRDNWLSNRVFTSYANIVDHCCDTWNKLVAQPWRIMSVGLREWMNGF
- a CDS encoding phosphoglucomutase, alpha-D-glucose phosphate-specific (catalyzes the interconversion of alpha-D-glucose 1-phosphate to alpha-D-glucose 6-phosphate); this encodes DLLAAEITAQTQRNPSEAYDHLMRELGVPFYERIDAPATPEQKELLKTLSPNQIGMVALAGEPICAKLTATPGNGLPLGGIKVIAESGWFAARPSGTEDVYKSYAESFCSEGHLRQIQEEGQNTISCVFQNVKAHSSK